From Amycolatopsis sp. WQ 127309:
CAGGCCGGTGAGGGCCAGAATGTTCAGCCAGTCGGCCACGCTGCACAGGTACGTGACGCCCCAGAGGCGCCGGAACGGTTTGATCGCCAGCACCCGCCGGACCCGGCTGATCGTGGACGCCTCGGCGCCCGACGATCCGCCCGGGCCGGACCCGGGTACCGATCGCACGCCCTCGCTGATACGCCCACCCCACTAGTCACCGCGGTGCCGGGCACCCTCGTGAGTTAGCCCGACCGTGTAGCCAGGGTAGCCCGATCGGCCTCTGGCACGCGGACGACCCCGAGGTCCCAGTGGGGTGGGGATCAGCTGGTGAACGTCAGTCGAACAACCCCGTCACGCTGCTGACCAGGCTCGAGACCATCTCGATGGCGACGACCCCGAACACGATCAGCAGCACCACCGCGAGTATCACGCCCGACGCGCTCGACGACGGCCTGCCGATCGCCGGCATCGACATCGCCGGCATCTTCGGCAGCTTGCGCCGTTTGACGGGCACGACCTCGAGGTCGTCGTCGAAGTCGTCCTCGGCGGGCGGTGGCAGCTGCCGGACGGGCCGGAGCATCTGCGGTGCCCGCTTCGGCCAGGTCCGCTGCCGGTTGCGTTGCCGCGGCAACACCCCGAGCGGCGGCGTCACGTCCTCGCCGAGCGTGCCCGTGGTGCCGGCGGGTGGGATCGCTTCCGGGGCTCGGGCCCCGGTCACGCCGTCTTCGCGGAGGGTTTCCTCCACCATCCGGCGTACGACCTCCTCGTCGTGCTGCACGGGCCCGGCGACCGAGATGGCGGCGGGCTCATGGCCGTTCGGCATCGCGGTGCGTGGCTCGGGGTCCGTGGTGACCAGTCCGGAGACCGGGTCCGCGAACGTCTCGCCTGGTGTTTCGGACAGTGTGCCGTCGCGCTGAGTGAGCTCGGGGGCACTGAAGAAGGGAGCCTCACCGTTCGCGCTCATGGTGACCACCTCACTACTGAATGTCCTCGCCTTTCCAGGGTAGCGACCAAGGCGGATAACGCATCCGCCCAATGGCTCTGTCTCCACGGGAGGGTTCGTCACGCAGCGCAAGCCCACGCCCGAACCCCCAGCAGTGTCCAATCCGCCGAGGCTCCGGTCGACCGCCAATGGTGACAGATCGTAGTGAAGCCCATCACAGTCACCGACAGCGACCGCCCGTAACCGGTCATACCCAGGGTGTCAGGATGACCAGTTTCGCGCGTGGTGATCGAGCCCGGATGGAGCAGCCCTGGCGTCGTCGGCGGCGTCGTCAACAGATCAGGAGACCTCCTCCTGCCCGAGGTCGATCATCTTCCGGCACCAGTCGCGGAGCATTTCGCGGCTGAACGGGCTCAGCACCAGCTGGCGACGGCCGTCACCGCGATCCAGGGCCGCCAGCGCGAAGCGGCCGAGGTCCGTGTCGACCAGGACGAAGCCGTGGTCGGGGAACTCCGCGCACAATCCGCCGAACGCGAGCATGTCCAGGACCGCCGTGCCCGAGCGAGGCCGGGCCAGGACGTCGCGCATCGCGCCGACGTCGTCGTCCTGGCCGTCGTGGACCAGGCCGTCGTCGTCCACCGTGACCCAGATCGCGCGGCGCGGGCTGCCGAACGGCGCCTCCGGCAGCTCCGCCACCAGCATCTCGGGGAGCTCTTCGAAGTCGGCCAGGTGGATCGCCGTGCGGCCGGGCAGCGAGCCCATCATGAAGGCCCGCTCGCCGTCGGCGTAGCACCGGATGTCCGCGGTCTCCGGCCCCTTGTCGAACACGCCGCACAGCGCCGCGCGGACGGAACCGCGCAGCATCAGCGACACGACCTCGAAGCCGACGTCGTTGAGCTCGCCGTCTTCGCCGAACGGCGTGCCGTCGATCCAGGCGGCCCACGCCACGTGCCGCTCGACCTCCTCGGCCAGGTCCGCCGGGTCGTCGGAGACCGGGCCGTGCACGAGGATGTCGTGGTCGCTGACGTCCGGGTTGTAGAGCCGGTCCACGGGCTCGCGGTCCGGCATCGCCGCCAGCACCGGCCCGGCCGCCAGCTCCAGCAGCTCGCGCGCCGCCGTCCGCTCAGGCATGGCGTCGCACCTCGCCCTTCACGTCACTCCGCTCGACCGGTGGCTCGACCGGGGGCCCGCCAGAGCCCTCGTCCGAGCCGGAGCCGGAGCCGACGGGCGGGTCGCCGGCGGCGGCCGCGCCCCGCCACTCCGGCACGCCGCTGTTCTCCTCGACCGCGGCGAGGATCGCGTCGCGGACCGTGAGGTCCCTCCGGGCGGCCGGCTCAGGCATGGCTCTGCACCGCCTCGACGATCCACTGCTCGGCCGTGCTCCGCGAGGCTGGGCCCCACGTGACCGTCCAGCGCCCGGTCCGGCCCACGGCCGCGCTGAACTGGTAGCGGCCGAGGTCGTTGTCGACCAGGCCGAACGCGCCGTGCGGGTACTCGGCCAGTATCGAGTCGCGCACCGCGAGGTCGACCAGCACCGTGCCCAGCCGCGGCCGCGCCGCGCACTCCCGGATCAGCTCGACGGCCTCCTCGCACCGCCGCGGGATCAGGCCGCCCTCGTCGGTCTCGATGCGCACCTGCCGGCCCGGGCCCGGCGGCCGGTCCGGCAGGCCGTCGAACACCCAGCCCGGCAGCTCGCTGAGGAACCCGGACCGCAGCCGCGCGCGGTTGCCCAGCTTGTGCAGCACCGTGGTGTAGTCCTCGTCGCCGAAGAACCGGACCTCCCACGGCTCGCGCCGGGCCGGGAAGACGCCGGTGACGACGCCGCGGATGAAGCCGCCGCGCAACGCCCGGTACAGCCCGACGGCCTCCGCCGTGACCTCGCCGCCCGGCGCCAGGCCGATCGCGGCCATGCCGGCAACGAACCGGGTGTACTGCTCGACCTCGTCGGCCAGGGTCCGCGGCCGGTTCGCCCGGCGCGAGAACCGGGGTTCGGTGTCCGAGAGCACCGGCGGGATCTCGAACTCGGGGTCGTAGAACTCCATCACGGAGGGCCGCTCCGGGACCTCGGCCGAGAGCGGGGCGATGACCTCGTCGATGACGTCGAAGACCGCGACTGAGTTGTTCACCCTTGGATTGAACACCCTGGCACCGACAATTTCTCGCACATACGTTCGAACAGGCGAGATGAGTCGCCGAACGGTCGATGCATGGTCCGAAACGCCGTGAAGGCCTCCTTACCGGCCATAAGAGCCGGTAAGGAGGCCTTCACGGACTTCCTGAGAGCGCTACTTCGCCTTGGTGGCCGTGGTGCGCTTCGGCGCGGTCTTCGTCGCGGTGGACTTCGTGGCCGCGGCCTTGGCGGTCTTGCTCGTGCCCGCCTTGACCGTCTTCGCCGTCGTCGACGCGGGCTTGCGCGCCGGCGCCTTCCGCTTCGGCGCCGGGCCCTTCGCCCGCTTCTCCGCCAGCAGCTCGGACGCGCGTTCGGTGGTGAGCTCCTCGATCTCGTCACCCTTGCGCAGGGTCGCGTTGTACTCGCCGTCGGTCACGTACGGGCCGAACCGGCCGTCCTTGACCACCATCGGCTTCTTCGACACCGGGTCCTCGCCGAGCTCCTTGAGCGGCGGCTTCGCCGTGGCGGACCGGCCGCGCTGCTTCGGCTCGGCGTAGATCTTCAGCGCCTCTTCGACGGTGATCGAGAACAGCTGGTCCTCGGTCGCGAGCGAACGCGAGTCCGTGCCCTTCTTCAGGTACGGCCCGTAACGCCCGTTCTGCGCCGTGATCTCGTCGCCGGACTCCGGGTCCTTGCCGACCACGCGCGGCAGCGAAAGCAGCTTCAGCGCGTCTTCGAGCGTCACCGACTCGATGTCCATCGACTTGAACAGCGAACCGGTGCGCGGCTTCGGCTGCTTCGCCTTCGCGGCCTTCTTCTGCGCGGCCGTCGCGGTTTCGGGCAGCGGCTCGGCCTCCGGCAGCACCTCGGTCACGTACGGCCCGAAGCGGCCTTCCTTCGCGACGATGTCGTGCCCGCTCACCGGGTCGGCGCCCAGCGTGCGGCCCTCCTGCGGGGTCGCGAACAGCTTCTCCGCCAGCTCCAGGGACAGCTCGTCCGGCGGCAGGTCTTCGGGCAGGTTCGCGCGCTGCGAGTTCCCGTCGACCTCGCGCTCCAGGTACGGCCCGTAGCGGCCGACGCGGACGACGACCTTGTGCCCGTCGGAGTCGTTGAACAGCGGGATCGAGTTGATCTCCCGCGCGTCGATGTCTTCGACACTGCCCTCGACCAGCTTCTTCAGCCCGCCGAGGCGGCCGATCGAGCCGTCGACGCCCATGTCGCCGCCGAAGTAGAACTTCGACAGCCACTGCCCGCGCTGCTCGTCGCCGTTGGCGATGCGGTCGAGCTCGTCCTCCATGCCGGCGGTGAAGTCGTAGTCGACCAGCCGCTCGAAGTGCCGTTCCATCAGGCCGATCACGGCGAACGCGACCCACGACGGAACGAGCGCGGAGCCCTTCTTCCAGACGTAGCCGCGGTCCTGGATGGTCTTGATGATCGACGCGTACGTCGACGGGCGGCCGATGCCCAGCTCTTCCAGCTTGCTGACCAGGCTCGGCTCGGAGTACCGGGCCGGCGGCGACGTCGTGTGCCCGTCCGGGCTCAGCTCGGTCGCGGTGAGGTCCTGGTCCTTCTCGAGCACCGGCAGGCGGCTCTGCTTGTCGTCGGCGTCGCCACCGGTCTCGGTGTCGACCGCTTCGACGTACGCCTTCAGGAAGCCCGCGAAGGTGATCGTGCGGCCCGAAGCCGCGAAGGTGCACTCTTCGCCCGACGTCGCGTTGCCGACGATGCGCACCGACATCGTGGTGCCCCTGGCGTCGGTCATCTGCGAGGCGATCGTGCGCTGCCAGATCATCTCGTAAAGGCGGTACTCGTCGGTGTCCAGCTCGCTCGCGACCTGGCCCGGCGTGCGGAAGACCTCACCCGACGGCCGGATCGCCTCGTGCGCTTCCTGCGCGTTCTTCACCTTGCGGGTGTACTGGCGCGGCGACGGCGAGACGTACTCCTTGCCGTACAGCTGCGTGGCCTGGCTGCGCGCCGCCGAGATCGCCGACTCCGACAGGGTCGTCGAGTCGGTACGCATGTAGGTGATGTAACCGTTCTCGTACAGCTTCTGCGCGATCCGCATGGTGCGCTCGGAGGTGAACCGCATCTTGCGGCCCGCCTCCTGCTGCAGCGTCGAGGTCATGAACGGCGCGTACGGCTTCCGCGTGTACGGCTTCTCCTCGACGCTCGAGACCTTGAAGTCACGCTGCTTCAGCGCGTCGGCCAGGCGCCGCGCGTCGGCCTCGGCCAGCACGCGGATCTCGTTGTTCGAGGCCTTGAGCTGCCCGTCCGAACCGAAGTCGCGGCCGGTGGCCAGGCGGGCGCCATCCACGGCGACCAGGCGGGCCGCGAAGTCCCGCGGCGACGCCTCTGCACCGGCGTCCATCGTCGCCGAGATGTCCCAGTACGACGCCGAGGTGAAGCGCATCCGCTCGCGCTCCCGCTCGACCACGATCCGGGTCGCCACCGACTGCACGCGGCCCGCCGAAAGCTTCGGCATGACCTTCTTCCACAGCACCGGCGAGACCTCGTAGCCGTAGAGGCGGTCGAGGATGCGGCGGGTCTCCTGGGCGTCGACGAGGTCGACGTCCAGCTCGCGGGTCGAGCCGGCGGCCGCGAGGATCGCCTGCTCGGTGACCTCATGGAAGACCATCCGGCGGACCGGGACCTTCGGCTTCAGCGTCTCGAGCAGGTGCCACGCGATGGCTTCGCCCTCGCGGTCGGGGTCCGTCGCGAGGTAGAGCTCGTCGACGTCCTTCAGCAGCCCCTTGAGCTCGGTGACCTTGGACTTCTTGTCCGGGGTGACCACGTAGAGGGCCTTGAAGTCGTTGTCGACGTCGACACCGAGCCGGGCCCACGACTCGCCCTTGTACTGGGCGGGGACGTCAGCGGCGCCGCGCGGCAGGTCGCGGATGTGCCCGACGGAGGACTCGACGACGTAACCGCCGCCGAGGTAGGGGGCGATCTTGCGGGCCTTGGTCGGTGACTCGACGATCACGAGCCGCCGGTGCCCGGCGCCGTTGTCCGCCCCGGCTCCGTTCTTCTTGGTCCCTGCTCCTGCCACGCTGTCCTGCTCTCCGCTCATCTCGTCCCGCCGCCGCGGGACTGCACCACGTCCGGACCCCTGACGGAGGGCCCGAGCCCGCGTCTCGGCCTGTCAGTGTGCACGCTCTCCCAGCCCGGACGGCGTGGAGGTGGCCCAACACGCCGCTGGGCCCGTGTCCACCGCATCGCCGCTGACCTCGGCGATGTTTCCTCTCTACACCGGGCACGTGATTTCGGCCACGTGCCGCGCAGCCTAGCGCGTGACCGTCCGGATACCCTCCGTTCGACGGTGGTGGGCGCGTGGAGGTGACCGCTTCACTGGATTCCCCGTCCAGCCGAAAGGAACCGCCATGACCCGTCGCCTGCTCGGCGCCCTGCTCACCGCCGTGACCGCCACCGTATTACTGGGAGTCACTCCGGCGAACGCGGCGGCGGCGAACTTCGCCGGCACCGTGGCGCTGTCCAACTGCTCGGGCTCCGTGGTCAAGCCGGCCGCCACGCCGGACACCGCGCCCGCCCTCGTCATGTCCAACGGCCACTGCCTCGAAAGCGGCTTCCCCGGCCCCGGCCAGGTGATCACGAACCAGACCTCGACCCGGACGTTCACGCTGCTCACGGCCAGCGGGAGCAACAAGGCCACGCTCCGGGCGAAGAAGATCATCTACGGCACGATGACCGACACCGACTTGTCGCTCTACCAGCTCACCACCACCTACGCGCAGATCAAGTCGAACTACGGGATCTCGCCGCTCGAGCTGTCGAACGCGCACCCGACCGCCGGCTCCGCGATCGACGTCGTCTCCGGCTACTGGAAGCGCGTCTACTCCTGCAACATCGACGGGTTCGTCTACCGCCTCAAGGAGGGCAGCTGGACCTGGAAGGACTCGATCCGCTACACCTCCGCGTGCCAGACCATCGGCGGGACCTCGGGCTCGCCGATCATCTCCGGCGGCAAGGTCGTCGGCGTCAACAACACCGGCAACGAAGACGGCCAGCGCTGCACGGAGAACAACCCGTGCGAGGTCGACCAGGCCGGCAACGTCACCGTGCACCACCTGACGAACTACGGCGAAGAGACCTACGGCATCCCGGCCTGCCTCACCGCGGCCAACGAGATCGCGCTCACCCAGGCCGGTTGCACCCTGCCCCGGCCCTGACGCGGCGACCGCACCCGGTCAGGCCGTGCTCGGCACGGCCTCCGGGTGCGGTTCCACCTCCGCCGGCACCGCCCCGGGCCACGCCGCTTCGGCGCCCGGCGGCGGCTCGCCGATCAGCTCCAGCAGCGCCTCCAACCGGCGCTTCCCGGTGACCTTCACGGCCGGGACCTCGGCTTTCGGGCCGGTCAGCTTGGCCAGGACGCCCAGCGGCGTCAACGCGTCGACCAGCCGCTCGTGCATGCCGGGCGCCAGCGGGTCGACGGC
This genomic window contains:
- the topA gene encoding type I DNA topoisomerase: MSGEQDSVAGAGTKKNGAGADNGAGHRRLVIVESPTKARKIAPYLGGGYVVESSVGHIRDLPRGAADVPAQYKGESWARLGVDVDNDFKALYVVTPDKKSKVTELKGLLKDVDELYLATDPDREGEAIAWHLLETLKPKVPVRRMVFHEVTEQAILAAAGSTRELDVDLVDAQETRRILDRLYGYEVSPVLWKKVMPKLSAGRVQSVATRIVVERERERMRFTSASYWDISATMDAGAEASPRDFAARLVAVDGARLATGRDFGSDGQLKASNNEIRVLAEADARRLADALKQRDFKVSSVEEKPYTRKPYAPFMTSTLQQEAGRKMRFTSERTMRIAQKLYENGYITYMRTDSTTLSESAISAARSQATQLYGKEYVSPSPRQYTRKVKNAQEAHEAIRPSGEVFRTPGQVASELDTDEYRLYEMIWQRTIASQMTDARGTTMSVRIVGNATSGEECTFAASGRTITFAGFLKAYVEAVDTETGGDADDKQSRLPVLEKDQDLTATELSPDGHTTSPPARYSEPSLVSKLEELGIGRPSTYASIIKTIQDRGYVWKKGSALVPSWVAFAVIGLMERHFERLVDYDFTAGMEDELDRIANGDEQRGQWLSKFYFGGDMGVDGSIGRLGGLKKLVEGSVEDIDAREINSIPLFNDSDGHKVVVRVGRYGPYLEREVDGNSQRANLPEDLPPDELSLELAEKLFATPQEGRTLGADPVSGHDIVAKEGRFGPYVTEVLPEAEPLPETATAAQKKAAKAKQPKPRTGSLFKSMDIESVTLEDALKLLSLPRVVGKDPESGDEITAQNGRYGPYLKKGTDSRSLATEDQLFSITVEEALKIYAEPKQRGRSATAKPPLKELGEDPVSKKPMVVKDGRFGPYVTDGEYNATLRKGDEIEELTTERASELLAEKRAKGPAPKRKAPARKPASTTAKTVKAGTSKTAKAAATKSTATKTAPKRTTATKAK
- a CDS encoding ESX secretion-associated protein EspG, with product MNNSVAVFDVIDEVIAPLSAEVPERPSVMEFYDPEFEIPPVLSDTEPRFSRRANRPRTLADEVEQYTRFVAGMAAIGLAPGGEVTAEAVGLYRALRGGFIRGVVTGVFPARREPWEVRFFGDEDYTTVLHKLGNRARLRSGFLSELPGWVFDGLPDRPPGPGRQVRIETDEGGLIPRRCEEAVELIRECAARPRLGTVLVDLAVRDSILAEYPHGAFGLVDNDLGRYQFSAAVGRTGRWTVTWGPASRSTAEQWIVEAVQSHA
- a CDS encoding serine protease, with translation MTRRLLGALLTAVTATVLLGVTPANAAAANFAGTVALSNCSGSVVKPAATPDTAPALVMSNGHCLESGFPGPGQVITNQTSTRTFTLLTASGSNKATLRAKKIIYGTMTDTDLSLYQLTTTYAQIKSNYGISPLELSNAHPTAGSAIDVVSGYWKRVYSCNIDGFVYRLKEGSWTWKDSIRYTSACQTIGGTSGSPIISGGKVVGVNNTGNEDGQRCTENNPCEVDQAGNVTVHHLTNYGEETYGIPACLTAANEIALTQAGCTLPRP